In one Juglans regia cultivar Chandler chromosome 11, Walnut 2.0, whole genome shotgun sequence genomic region, the following are encoded:
- the LOC109012723 gene encoding protein SRC2 homolog, whose product MECRTLDLVIKSAKDLKDVNLFSKMDVYAVVKIDGDHNLKSSKHKTPTDKDCGTSPKWNFPVQFTVDNAAAQQNRLTLVVKIKSDRSLGDKEIGKVNVPIKELLDVFGEAKEAKNVSYSVTTPSGKVKGTLDLSYKFGEKFTAPEQHKNKHAEPAPAYPAGYAAGSSVAAAYPPPGAYPPPAYAHPPPPGGYPPPAGAYPPPQPGAYPPVAAGYGGYPPGGYPQYPQYPPQGGYPPQTGYGYGGYPAPVQQPQKSKMGGVGGMALGAGAGLLGGLIIGDMISDATDGGFDDGGFDF is encoded by the coding sequence ATGGAGTGTAGGACTTTGGATCTTGTAATCAAGTCCGCGAAGGACTTGAAGGATGTCAATCTTTTCTCCAAGATGGACGTCTACGCCGTCGTCAAGATCGACGGCGACCACAACCTCAAATCCTCTAAGCACAAGACACCCACCGACAAAGATTGTGGGACAAGCCCGAAATGGAACTTCCCTGTCCAGTTCACTGTCGACAACGCCGCCGCACAGCAGAACCGCCTCACCCTCGTCGTCAAGATCAAGTCCGATCGGAGCTTGGGGGATAAAGAGATCGGCAAAGTCAACGTCCCTATCAAGGAACTCTTGGACGTTTTCGGAGAAGCCAAGGAAGCGAAAAACGTGAGCTATAGCGTCACCACTCCGTCCGGGAAGGTGAAGGGCACACTGGATTTGTCGTACAAGTTCGGGGAAAAGTTTACCGCCCCTGAGCAGCATAAGAACAAGCATGCGGAGCCGGCGCCTGCGTACCCGGCTGGATATGCGGCGGGATCTAGTGTGGCCGCAGCGTACCCTCCACCCGGAGCATACCCTCCTCCTGCGTATGCGCACCCGCCTCCGCCAGGTGGGTACCCACCTCCAGCTGGTGCGTACCCACCACCACAACCAGGAGCATATCCACCGGTGGCGGCGGGATATGGAGGGTACCCACCTGGGGGATACCCGCAGTATCCACAGTACCCACCACAAGGTGGATACCCCCCGCAGACCGGGTACGGGTACGGCGGGTACCCGGCACCGGTGCAGCAGCCACAGAAGTCGAAGATGGGTGGGGTTGGGGGGATGGCGTTGGGAGCTGGAGCGGGATTGCTGGGTGGGTTGATTATTGGAGATATGATCTCAGATGCTACAGATGGCGGCTTTGACGACGGCGGCTTTGATTTCtag
- the LOC109012724 gene encoding acyl-CoA-binding domain-containing protein 4 — translation MAMARATSGLQYPERFYAAASYAGFDGDPNSTFKALTSKFSKESAAILYGLYQQATVGPCNIQEPNSWKVVEYTKWQSWSGLGNMSSTEAMRLFVKILEEEDPSWYSRASNFVAEPVMDVQMNHNSTVEPVVVNGNSFETKTIPTENGSLTETQDKDVVLEGLGSVTVYDQWVAPPISGQRPKARYEHGAAVVQDKMYIYGGNHNGRYLNDIHVLDFRSWAWSKIEAKTGAESLESSSPVTFSPCAGHSLIPWENKLLSIAGHTKDPTETIQVKAFDLQSSTWSTLKTYGKAPASRGGQSVTLFGTSLVIFGGEDAKRTLLNDLHILDLETMTWDEIDAVGVSPSPRSDHAAAVHAERYLLIFGGGSHATCFNDLHVLDLQAMEWSRPTQQGEIPTPRAGHAGVTVGENWFIVGGGDNKSGVSETVVLNMSTLVWSVVTTVQGRVPVASEGLGVVVSSYNGEDILISFGGYNGRYNNEVNVLKPSHKSTLQSKMIETPVPDSVSAVHNATNPTRDVESEFDAGQEGKIREIVMDNAESEPVKSKGEPSNIHLLATFKAEKEELESSFSKEKIHSLQLKQELSEAENRNTELYKELQSVRGQLAAEQSRCFKLEVDVAELRQKLQTMETLQKELELLQRQKAASEQAALNAKERQGSGGVWGWLAGAPPGQKADA, via the exons ATGGCGATGGCGCGGGCGACCTCTGGGCTCCAATACCCGGAGCGCTTCTACGCAGCGGCCTCCTACGCCGGCTTCGATGGCGACCCTAACTCCACCTTCAAGGCACTCACCTCCAAGTTCTCCAAAGAATCCGCTGCCATCCTTTATGGCTTGTATCAACAG GCGACAGTAGGACCTTGTAACATACAGGAGCCTAATTCTTGGAAAGTTGTTGAGTATACAAAATGGCAGAG TTGGAGTGGGCTTGGAAACATGTCATCCACCGAAGCAATGCGTCTCTTTGTGAAAATATTGGAG GAAGAAGATCCAAGTTGGTATTCAAGAGCATCTAACTTTGTTGCAGAGCCTGTAATGGATGTCCAAATGAAT CATAATTCAACAGTTGAGCCAGTGGTTGTGAATGGGAATTCTTTTGAGACAAAGACTATCCCAACTGAGAATGGGAGCCTGACGGAAACTCAGGATAAAGATGTTGTCTTGGAAGGCCTTGGTTCAGTTACTGTCTATGATCAATGGGTTGCCCCTCCAATATCTGGTCAACGCCCAAAAGCCCGATATGAG CATGGTGCAGCAGTCGTGCAAGACAAGATGTACATATATGGAGGAAATCATAATGGTCGTTACCTCAATGATATTCAT GTCCTGGATTTTAGAAGTTGGGCTTGGTCAAAGATTGAGGCAAAGACTGGGGCTGAGTCACTTGAGTCATCATCGCCAGTGACATTTTCTCCTTGTGCTGGTCATTCCTTG ATACCATGGGAAAATAAGCTTCTTTCAATTGCTGGACATACAAAGGATCCAACCGAAACTATACAGG TGAAGGCATTCGATCTGCAATCCAGCACTTGGTCAACATTAAAGACGTATGGTAAAGCGCCG GCATCACGTGGAGGTCAGTCAGTGACCCTTTTTGGGACAAGCTTAGTGATTTTTGGTGGAGAAGATGCAAAGAGAACTCTCCTAAATGATCTACATATTCTCGACCTAGAAACTATGACCTGGGATGAAATAGATGCTGT GGGAGTGTCTCCTTCTCCGAGATCTGATCATGCTGCTGCAGTGCATGCTGAGCGTTATCTTCTGATTTTTGGTGGTGGTTCTCATGCTACTTGCTTCAATGATCTGCATGTTCTCGATTTGCAAGCT ATGGAATGGTCAAGACCCACTCAACAGGGTGAGATACCGACTCCACGGGCTGGACATGCAGGTGTGACAGTTGGGGAGAATTGGTTCATTGTTGGTGGTGGTGACAATAAGAGTG GAGTCTCGGAAACCGTTGTCCTTAACATGTCTACACTTGTTTGGTCAGTGGTAACTACCGTTCAAGGACGAGTTCCAGTTGCCAGTGAG GGCTTGGGTGTGGTTGTAAGCTCCTACAATGGTGAAGACATACTTATATCTTTTGGAGGATATAATGGTCGTTACAACAATGAG GTTAATGTTCTAAAGCCAAGCCACAAATCAACCTTGCAATCAAAGATGATTGAAACTCCTGTCCCAGACAGTGTTTCTGCTGTGCACAATGCTACAAATCCTACAAGAGATGTGGAGTCTGAGTTTGACGCAGGCCAAGAAGGGAAAATTAGGGAAATTGTTATGGACAATGCTGAGTCAGAGCCTGTG AAGTCTAAAGGTGAGCCAAGCAATATTCATCTTTTGGCAACCTTCAAGGCAGAGAAAGAAGAATTAGAGTCATCATTCAGCAAAGAGAAGATTCACTCTCTGCAATTAAAGCAAGAGTTATCAGAAGCCGAGAATCGTAACACTGAACTGTACAAG GAGCTCCAATCTGTTCGTGGTCAGCTTGCTGCTGAGCAATCAAGATGTTTCAAACTTGAG GTTGATGTTGCAGAACTACGGCAGAAGCTCCAAACAATGGAGACATTACAGAAGGAACTGGAACTCCTCCAAAGACAAAAGGCTGCATCCGAACAAGCTGCCTTGAATGCAAAAGAGAGGCAGGGGTCTGGTGGGGTGTGGGGTTGGCTTGCTGGAGCCCCTCCTGGCCAAAAGGCCGATGCCTGA